The proteins below are encoded in one region of Vicia villosa cultivar HV-30 ecotype Madison, WI unplaced genomic scaffold, Vvil1.0 ctg.000525F_1_1, whole genome shotgun sequence:
- the LOC131629135 gene encoding F-box/kelch-repeat protein At3g23880-like codes for MAMTMNKDCDGDADDELGFLFLSLHLRGFLQITPFLYLLSMMNPSPVVLPNDLISEVLSILPVKSILRFKCVSNHWRTLISDHAFVKLHIKRSKTRIPFLTLVIIHTTEMSLGGIHSDCSVVPYPIRSLLDNPTFTLFDDPYYHLKNKGCDRIVGSCNGLILLAGTGYLTNFNHISKSKNIDNWFRVWNPATMTTSKKFGYYRAFGDSQRYNFAFGWDNLKDSYKVVAYRYNHQFISHVRILNIDDDVWRNVESLPAVPTTRNTQKVFMATGTQGYGAT; via the exons ATGGCGATGACGATGAACAAGGATTGCGATGGGGATGCCGACGATGAGTTAGGGTTCTTATTCCTGAGTTTGCATCTTCGTGGGTTTCTTCAG ATTACTCCATTTTTGTATCTGCTGTCTATGATGAATCCCTCGCCGGTGGTACTTCCTAACGATCTCATCTCAGAGGTACTTTCCATTCTTCCAGTTAAATCTATTCTTCGTTTTAAGTGTGTCAGTAACCATTGGAGAACCCTCATCTCCGATCATGCCTTTGTGAAATTGCATATTAAGAGATCAAAAACACGAATTCCATTCTTAACATTAGTAATAATTCATACAACAGAAATGTCCTTAGGCGGCATTCACTCTGATTGCAGTGTTGTTCCATACCCTATACGTAGTTTACTCGATAACCCCACGTTCACCCTTTTTGATGATCCTTACTATCATCTAAAAAACAAAGGATGTGATCGTATAGTTGGTTCATGCAACGGATTAATTCTTTTGGCTGGAACCGGTTATCTTACAAATTTCAACCATATTTCGAAGTCTAAGAATATAGATAACTGGTTCCGTGTTTGGAACCCGGCCACCATGACAACTTCTAAAAAATTCGGGTATTATCGCGCCTTTGGTGATTCTCAACGTTACAACTTTGCATTCGGTTGGGATAATTTGAAGGACAGTTATAAAGTGGTGGCGTACCGTTACAATCATCAATTCATATCACATGTGAGAATTCTTAATATAGATGATGATGTTTGGAGAAATGTTGAAAGTCTCCCGGCTGTTcccactactagaaatacac